Proteins from a genomic interval of Synechococcus sp. A15-28:
- a CDS encoding 16S rRNA (cytosine(967)-C(5))-methyltransferase: MTQPQTKGLAPRRLAWEVLQAVAAGAYADVALERALREHHLTGADRGLATELAYGAIRRRRPLDAWLDRLGKIPALKQPPKLRWLLHVGLYQLFWMERIPASAAVNTAVDLAKAVGLARLAPVVNGMLRSALRARESGQGLDTPSEWAAALALEHSLPDWLPPLLLEWRGEEGAAAVATACNLVPCLDLRVNPLRASRAEVMAALASAGISSHPLEGCLHGLQVDGHRGDLRSWPGYEEGHWCVQDRAAQWVAPLLAAQPGDRILDACAAPGGKTTHLAELVKDQAEIWAVDRSAGRLQRVAANAARLGHGSIQALAADAEQLLEDRPQWRSHFQRILIDAPCSGLGTLARHPDARWRMTPAAIEGLLPLQKSLLEGLLPLLAETGTLVYATCTIHPAENTAQIHGLLQHHTELKLLEETQRWPDAETGGDGFYAAVLQRR; the protein is encoded by the coding sequence TTGACACAGCCGCAAACCAAAGGACTGGCACCACGGAGGCTCGCCTGGGAGGTGCTGCAGGCGGTGGCGGCGGGGGCCTATGCCGATGTTGCTTTGGAACGGGCCCTGCGGGAGCATCATCTGACGGGCGCCGATCGGGGCCTGGCGACGGAGCTGGCCTACGGAGCGATCCGACGGCGGCGACCCCTGGATGCCTGGCTGGATCGTCTGGGCAAGATTCCCGCTTTGAAGCAACCGCCCAAGTTGCGTTGGCTTCTGCACGTGGGGCTGTACCAGCTGTTCTGGATGGAGCGCATTCCCGCCTCCGCTGCGGTGAACACAGCCGTGGATCTGGCGAAAGCCGTTGGTTTGGCCCGTCTGGCCCCCGTGGTCAACGGCATGCTGCGTTCTGCGCTGCGGGCTCGGGAGTCCGGCCAAGGGTTGGACACACCCTCCGAGTGGGCTGCTGCCCTCGCCCTCGAGCACTCGCTTCCGGACTGGTTGCCGCCGCTGCTGCTGGAGTGGCGGGGGGAGGAGGGGGCTGCCGCCGTGGCGACCGCCTGCAACCTGGTGCCCTGCCTTGATCTGCGGGTGAATCCACTGCGGGCGTCCAGGGCGGAGGTCATGGCTGCCCTGGCGAGTGCCGGCATCAGCAGTCATCCCCTCGAGGGTTGTCTCCATGGTTTGCAGGTGGACGGGCACAGGGGGGATCTACGCAGCTGGCCCGGCTATGAGGAGGGCCATTGGTGTGTTCAGGATCGGGCGGCCCAGTGGGTGGCGCCGCTGCTGGCTGCGCAGCCCGGAGATCGAATCCTGGATGCCTGTGCCGCCCCTGGTGGAAAGACCACCCACCTCGCGGAACTGGTGAAGGATCAGGCTGAGATCTGGGCGGTGGACCGCTCGGCCGGTCGCTTGCAACGGGTGGCGGCCAATGCCGCCCGGCTCGGCCATGGCTCGATTCAGGCCCTGGCGGCGGATGCCGAACAGCTGCTGGAGGACCGCCCCCAGTGGCGCAGCCATTTCCAGCGGATCCTGATCGACGCCCCCTGCTCCGGATTGGGCACCCTGGCCCGTCATCCCGATGCGCGTTGGCGTATGACACCCGCTGCGATTGAGGGCCTGTTGCCCCTTCAGAAATCCCTGTTGGAGGGGCTGTTGCCACTGCTGGCTGAGACCGGAACCCTGGTCTACGCCACCTGCACGATTCACCCGGCGGAGAACACGGCTCAGATCCATGGGCTGCTGCAACATCACACCGAGCTCAAGCTGCTTGAGGAGACCCAGCGCTGGCCCGATGCTGAGACCGGTGGTGATGGTTTCTATGCCGCCGTGCTTCAGCGCCGTTGA
- a CDS encoding ABC transporter permease, whose product MHPLHGTPFVILSLSTRMARWGLVIVGIYGVIAVFTPILVALGWLPDANAGLANPIYAPPTFEHWCGTDRLGRDVCIRTMAGSGVALQVVLLAVGVALLVGVPLGMVSGYLGGAVDRVLVLLMDTLYTLPVLLLSVVLAFLLGKGIPNAAAALCVVYVPQYFRVVRNQTAQVKSELFVEAARTLGAGPLWILRRYLFRNVITSVPVLLTLNAADAVLVLGGLGFLGLGLPETVPEWGGDLNLALAAVPTGVWWTALFPGLAMFILVLGLSFLGEGIEAWVSGAENQPTSN is encoded by the coding sequence ATGCATCCGTTGCATGGAACCCCTTTCGTGATCCTCAGCCTCTCCACACGGATGGCCCGTTGGGGGCTCGTGATCGTGGGCATCTATGGCGTCATCGCCGTGTTCACGCCGATTCTTGTCGCCCTGGGCTGGTTGCCGGATGCCAACGCCGGCCTGGCGAATCCGATCTATGCGCCGCCCACCTTTGAGCATTGGTGCGGTACCGATCGCCTCGGCCGGGATGTTTGCATCCGCACCATGGCCGGCAGTGGGGTGGCCCTGCAGGTGGTGCTGTTGGCGGTTGGTGTTGCCCTGCTGGTGGGTGTTCCCCTGGGCATGGTGAGCGGCTACCTGGGGGGTGCCGTCGACCGGGTGCTGGTGCTGCTGATGGACACCCTGTACACGCTTCCAGTGCTGTTGCTGTCGGTGGTGCTGGCATTTCTGCTGGGCAAGGGCATCCCCAATGCCGCTGCCGCCCTGTGTGTCGTCTACGTACCGCAGTACTTCCGGGTGGTGCGCAACCAGACGGCTCAGGTGAAGAGTGAACTGTTTGTGGAAGCCGCCCGCACCCTCGGTGCAGGGCCGTTGTGGATCCTGCGCCGTTACCTCTTCCGCAACGTGATCACCTCGGTGCCGGTGCTGCTCACCCTCAACGCCGCCGATGCCGTTCTGGTGCTGGGGGGCCTGGGTTTCCTTGGTCTGGGGCTGCCGGAAACCGTGCCCGAGTGGGGCGGCGATCTGAACCTGGCTCTGGCGGCGGTGCCCACCGGTGTGTGGTGGACCGCTCTGTTTCCAGGGTTGGCCATGTTCATCCTGGTGCTGGGCCTGTCCTTCCTCGGGGAAGGCATCGAAGCCTGGGTCAGCGGCGCGGAGAACCAACCGACGTCAAACTGA
- a CDS encoding FKBP-type peptidyl-prolyl cis-trans isomerase, with protein sequence MPEDSITELTTTVLRKSKGRQLADGDRLLVNYQGTLLSGEQFDASFDFSSFEAEAGRRPFEFVLGAGQVIQGWDQGLNGQKLGEVVELKIPSELAYGEQAIGDSIPPNSSLIFTVEVLAMLPAGEAVPIYLDFKDIGIKPKKIGLTDELLATVQFSKTGLNLNDELNGGEEADLLIGLKGKDTLDGGLGADVLIGGKGKDRFLYSGVEDSLADADGRDHILDFGKKDKINLQALAEELQYIKKRQFTGTAGEVRFKKETLSIDIDGDESADFAVAMPGVEKLKGSNLLL encoded by the coding sequence ATGCCTGAGGACTCCATTACAGAGCTCACCACGACGGTGTTGCGCAAGTCGAAGGGCCGCCAGCTTGCAGACGGCGATCGACTCCTCGTGAACTACCAGGGGACTCTGCTGAGCGGAGAGCAATTTGACGCGAGCTTCGACTTCAGCAGCTTCGAAGCCGAAGCTGGCCGCAGACCCTTCGAATTCGTACTAGGCGCGGGGCAAGTGATTCAGGGCTGGGATCAGGGCTTGAACGGTCAGAAGCTCGGTGAGGTTGTGGAGCTCAAGATCCCCTCAGAGCTCGCCTACGGCGAACAAGCCATCGGCGACAGCATTCCTCCGAACAGTTCCTTGATCTTCACGGTTGAGGTGCTTGCGATGCTTCCAGCTGGCGAAGCCGTTCCGATCTATCTCGATTTCAAGGACATCGGGATCAAGCCCAAGAAGATCGGTCTCACCGATGAACTCCTGGCAACGGTCCAGTTCTCCAAAACAGGGCTGAACCTCAACGATGAACTGAACGGAGGCGAAGAAGCTGATCTGCTTATCGGCCTCAAAGGCAAGGACACCCTCGATGGAGGCCTTGGCGCCGATGTGCTGATCGGCGGTAAAGGCAAGGACCGTTTCCTGTACTCAGGCGTGGAGGATTCGCTGGCCGATGCGGATGGGCGCGATCACATCCTTGATTTCGGCAAGAAGGACAAGATCAATCTGCAAGCCCTTGCTGAGGAGCTGCAGTACATCAAAAAGCGGCAGTTCACCGGAACGGCCGGCGAAGTACGGTTCAAAAAGGAGACCCTTTCGATCGACATCGATGGCGACGAGTCGGCGGATTTTGCCGTTGCTATGCCCGGGGTTGAGAAGCTGAAGGGGTCCAATCTGCTCCTCTGA
- a CDS encoding methylated-DNA--[protein]-cysteine S-methyltransferase, with amino-acid sequence MEGPFDQRVWVTVSRIPHGRLATYGQIADLIGAYGCARQVGWALRRLKLPTEVPWHRVVNAQGRISMSLSREGSDWIQRELLLAEGVPVDEEGRLPLKERLWRPEAMSGS; translated from the coding sequence GTGGAGGGCCCTTTTGATCAGCGCGTGTGGGTGACGGTGTCTCGCATCCCCCATGGCCGCCTGGCCACCTACGGACAGATCGCTGATCTGATCGGCGCCTATGGCTGCGCCCGGCAGGTGGGCTGGGCCTTGCGGCGGCTGAAATTGCCCACTGAGGTGCCCTGGCATCGGGTGGTGAATGCCCAGGGGCGCATTTCGATGAGCCTCAGTCGCGAGGGCAGCGATTGGATCCAACGGGAGCTGCTGCTAGCGGAAGGGGTGCCGGTGGATGAAGAGGGGCGTTTGCCGTTGAAGGAACGGCTTTGGCGGCCGGAAGCTATGTCTGGATCCTGA
- a CDS encoding prepilin-type N-terminal cleavage/methylation domain-containing protein, producing the protein MRADRSSAGFTLVELLLAAALGLLLCGVMGQLLLGELRQGGSLAQAMLMKGMQRRTLALVKGDLRQAASWQLDPNPQQRWACGLSGRRPLLAIQPRHGSNPVVYSLGTAPSAIWQGQVLMRCGPAFDLNGRARPGGAYQNRVVLDGVEAFRVRQPDGLPLLEFHLEQRLPGKDRRVRSTGVG; encoded by the coding sequence ATGCGCGCTGATCGTTCCTCCGCTGGCTTCACCCTGGTGGAGTTGCTGTTGGCAGCGGCTCTGGGACTGCTGCTCTGCGGTGTGATGGGTCAGCTCCTGCTTGGCGAGCTGCGCCAGGGCGGCTCCCTGGCGCAGGCCATGCTGATGAAAGGGATGCAACGCCGAACCCTGGCGTTGGTGAAGGGTGACCTCCGCCAAGCTGCTTCCTGGCAGCTCGATCCGAACCCGCAACAACGTTGGGCCTGTGGACTGTCCGGCCGGCGACCGCTGCTCGCCATCCAACCAAGACATGGCTCAAACCCTGTGGTGTATTCCCTTGGGACGGCACCATCAGCGATCTGGCAGGGCCAGGTGTTGATGCGTTGCGGCCCTGCCTTTGATCTGAACGGTCGTGCCCGCCCGGGCGGTGCCTACCAAAACCGGGTGGTTCTTGATGGCGTGGAAGCCTTCAGAGTCCGTCAGCCCGATGGCTTGCCCCTGCTGGAATTCCATCTGGAGCAACGTCTTCCCGGCAAGGACCGTCGGGTCCGCAGCACCGGCGTTGGTTAG
- a CDS encoding HAMP domain-containing sensor histidine kinase: MATSRSWRRTLLGSLQGQLQLATYLAVFIGFTGASSAGLWIGQRNLIQNDLRELRDSADSIQQCLRKGGGDDASVRQELLLHSRMRTSLWIEQPDGSLLLPESDHVSISDQTIRAAMAANQKRTVGLQQQLRLGENQYLSELVERFPSGARLWISHEVSSNQQALSHYLGLMILIWGSCLIITLIAVSALVRRIVQPLQQLNAATNDVTAETLASARLTLKHGPIEVLQLGRTYDALLERLSQSWELQRQFVSTVSHELRTPLTIVQGYLHRTIRRSDNLSSGQLKGLQTAEDESIRMRRLLDDLLDLSRSDSGRLSISHEPLQLIDQLDQVVTLARSTLSRRLELNLPELTDSDAVIVQSDPARLRQVLLDLIENADKYSPNDRPIRLTLRLEQEFACIDVIDEGIGIPADELERVFERFQRASNATEKSGSGLGLSVVKLLVEGMGGTIGVSSHLNQGSCFTVRLPRLLRIWCSALC, translated from the coding sequence ATGGCAACCTCCCGATCCTGGCGCCGGACGCTGCTGGGCAGCCTGCAGGGTCAACTGCAGTTGGCGACCTATTTGGCCGTGTTCATCGGCTTCACAGGTGCATCGTCAGCTGGGCTCTGGATCGGCCAGCGCAACCTGATTCAAAACGACCTCCGGGAGCTCCGAGACAGCGCTGATTCCATCCAGCAGTGCCTGCGGAAGGGAGGTGGGGACGATGCAAGTGTTCGACAGGAGCTGCTGCTGCATTCCAGAATGCGCACAAGCCTCTGGATCGAGCAACCCGATGGGTCGCTGCTGTTGCCCGAGAGCGATCATGTGTCGATCTCGGATCAGACAATCCGAGCGGCCATGGCCGCCAACCAGAAACGAACCGTTGGGCTGCAGCAGCAGTTGCGTCTTGGAGAGAACCAATACCTGAGTGAACTGGTGGAGCGATTCCCCTCCGGCGCCCGGCTCTGGATCAGCCATGAGGTGAGCTCGAACCAACAGGCCCTGAGCCATTACCTGGGGCTGATGATCCTCATCTGGGGGAGCTGTCTGATCATCACGCTGATTGCTGTGAGCGCCCTTGTGCGTCGCATCGTGCAACCGCTCCAGCAACTCAATGCCGCGACGAACGACGTCACCGCCGAGACCCTGGCCTCAGCCCGACTGACGTTGAAGCACGGTCCCATCGAAGTGCTCCAACTGGGTCGCACCTATGACGCCCTGCTGGAACGTCTCTCCCAGTCATGGGAATTGCAGCGTCAGTTCGTCAGCACCGTCAGCCACGAATTGCGCACGCCCCTCACGATCGTGCAGGGCTATTTGCACCGCACGATCCGCCGCAGCGACAACCTGTCATCAGGTCAACTCAAAGGCCTGCAAACAGCGGAGGACGAGAGCATCCGCATGCGACGGCTTCTCGATGATCTTCTCGATCTCTCCCGAAGCGATTCAGGACGGCTGAGCATCAGCCATGAACCCCTTCAGCTGATCGATCAACTGGACCAGGTCGTGACACTTGCCCGCAGCACCCTGAGCCGCAGGCTGGAGCTCAATCTTCCGGAATTGACCGATTCAGACGCCGTGATCGTGCAGTCCGACCCGGCGAGGCTGCGCCAGGTTCTGCTCGATCTGATCGAAAACGCCGATAAATATTCCCCGAATGACCGTCCCATTCGTCTGACCCTGCGCCTTGAACAAGAGTTCGCCTGCATTGACGTGATCGATGAGGGCATCGGCATCCCCGCTGATGAGCTGGAACGGGTGTTCGAGCGGTTTCAACGGGCCAGCAATGCCACGGAGAAAAGCGGATCAGGGCTTGGACTGTCGGTGGTGAAGCTGCTGGTGGAGGGAATGGGCGGCACCATTGGGGTCAGCAGCCACCTGAATCAAGGCAGCTGTTTCACCGTGAGGTTGCCGCGATTATTGCGTATCTGGTGTTCTGCTCTCTGCTGA
- a CDS encoding prepilin-type N-terminal cleavage/methylation domain-containing protein yields MTNKFLQTALLNNKKAKNALQKGFTLVELMVVIVIVGILSAVALPQLNAAQDRAKDSVAKQEAIAAAKECSIYTLAGGTIPNGSQYIAVTIGKDCADVVSTSPTGTTYKVTLTDGIPGPVED; encoded by the coding sequence ATGACTAACAAATTCCTGCAAACCGCACTCCTCAATAACAAGAAAGCCAAGAACGCACTCCAAAAAGGTTTCACCCTGGTGGAACTGATGGTCGTGATTGTAATCGTGGGCATCCTGTCTGCTGTTGCTTTACCTCAACTAAACGCGGCACAAGACCGAGCCAAAGATTCTGTTGCCAAGCAGGAGGCAATTGCAGCTGCTAAAGAGTGTTCCATTTACACCCTTGCTGGTGGCACCATTCCTAATGGGTCTCAATACATAGCTGTTACTATTGGGAAAGATTGTGCAGATGTGGTTTCTACCAGTCCCACTGGCACCACTTACAAAGTCACCCTGACTGACGGCATTCCTGGACCTGTTGAGGACTGA
- the trmH gene encoding tRNA (guanosine(18)-2'-O)-methyltransferase TrmH, whose amino-acid sequence MPLLPRRFERLKSVLNHRMADLTVVLEHVEKPHNLSAILRSCDAVGALEAHIVSLQGRPRTFNSTAQGSQKWVPLNDHPDIETAICSLKNRGFRIYGTHLGVEAKDYRDCDFTGPTAFVLGAEKWGLTDQARDLMDEALFIPMRGMVQSLNVSVATATLLFEALRQRQVAGTAPTRGEGLSADHYRQLLFEWSYPQVAAWCREQGRPYPELNDEGELLEELPRTVKLRC is encoded by the coding sequence ATGCCCCTTCTGCCCAGACGGTTTGAACGGCTGAAATCCGTTTTGAACCATCGCATGGCAGATCTGACCGTGGTGCTGGAGCACGTGGAGAAGCCCCACAACCTCTCCGCCATCCTGCGCAGCTGCGATGCGGTGGGAGCCCTGGAGGCCCACATCGTCAGCCTGCAGGGACGTCCCCGCACCTTCAACAGCACCGCCCAGGGCAGTCAGAAATGGGTGCCCCTGAACGACCATCCGGACATCGAGACCGCAATCTGCAGCCTCAAAAACAGGGGATTTCGGATCTACGGCACCCACCTCGGGGTTGAAGCGAAGGACTACCGGGACTGTGACTTCACCGGTCCAACCGCATTTGTGCTGGGGGCGGAGAAATGGGGCCTGACCGATCAGGCCAGAGACCTGATGGATGAGGCCCTGTTCATCCCGATGCGGGGCATGGTGCAGTCCCTGAATGTTTCGGTCGCCACGGCCACCCTGTTGTTCGAGGCCTTGCGCCAGCGCCAGGTGGCTGGAACAGCTCCAACGCGGGGGGAAGGGTTGTCAGCAGACCATTACAGACAGCTACTGTTCGAGTGGTCCTACCCCCAGGTGGCCGCCTGGTGCCGGGAGCAGGGGCGTCCGTACCCCGAACTCAATGATGAAGGAGAGCTGCTGGAAGAGCTGCCCCGAACAGTGAAGTTGCGCTGCTGA
- a CDS encoding prepilin-type N-terminal cleavage/methylation domain-containing protein: protein MDRDPCAGFSLIELLLAVVMLGILASIAIASPAAVKHNLDLETGLRRLRIGVDRGQMAAERNQQPCALHLTPQGWQPPVAGDLPACRGGSLDLQDQGASPLILRSNLPDVVRFTANGLVLDSSLVVLSHPQRNHALCFVIGLPLGITRGGIYRADINTPLSSSQCRPRDAR from the coding sequence ATGGATCGCGATCCATGCGCTGGTTTCAGCCTGATCGAACTGCTCCTCGCGGTGGTGATGCTGGGGATCCTGGCGTCGATCGCCATCGCCAGCCCGGCGGCGGTGAAACACAACCTTGACCTGGAAACTGGGTTGCGGCGCTTGCGCATCGGGGTGGATCGAGGCCAGATGGCCGCAGAACGCAATCAGCAGCCTTGCGCGTTGCATCTCACCCCTCAAGGCTGGCAACCCCCGGTGGCTGGGGATCTGCCGGCCTGCCGTGGAGGAAGCCTGGATCTGCAGGACCAAGGCGCCAGCCCGTTGATCCTGCGCAGCAACCTGCCTGATGTCGTGCGGTTCACCGCCAATGGTCTGGTGCTTGATAGCAGTCTGGTGGTGCTGAGCCACCCCCAGCGCAACCACGCTCTCTGTTTCGTGATCGGCTTGCCCCTCGGCATCACCCGCGGCGGCATCTACCGCGCAGACATCAACACTCCCCTCAGCAGTTCCCAATGCAGGCCCCGTGATGCGCGCTGA